The following are encoded in a window of Thermoproteota archaeon genomic DNA:
- a CDS encoding peptidase yields MIFKKSNFERRVSLKADVRDGILSYCKMKHPNEGILILKGKSKNGNIMIDGLVIPPFSHGGPTFAGFPHSFLPFDTSYVGTVHSHPTGPAEPSVTDLHNFFGLVSMIVKSPYEDDDILAWDSKGNSIPISIV; encoded by the coding sequence ATGATTTTTAAAAAATCAAATTTTGAGCGACGTGTTTCTCTAAAAGCCGATGTACGCGATGGAATTCTTTCTTATTGTAAAATGAAGCATCCAAATGAAGGAATTTTAATTCTTAAAGGAAAATCTAAAAATGGAAACATAATGATTGATGGTTTGGTTATTCCTCCTTTTTCACACGGGGGTCCGACATTTGCTGGATTTCCACATTCATTCTTGCCTTTTGATACTAGCTATGTTGGAACTGTACATTCGCACCCAACTGGTCCTGCAGAACCATCAGTAACTGATTTACATAATTTCTTTGGATTAGTATCTATGATTGTAAAATCCCCCTATGAGGATGATGATATTTTGGCATGGGATAGTAAAGGAAACTCAATTCCGATATCCATAGTCTAA
- a CDS encoding exonuclease SbcC — MVFGWGKKKSENQVKVEPKQQQIIIEQIPSIVDDIKEIRRKTLIAEINNFGAKINPNLEELIKIAKELEKDDLNVDDIDKHLKVLVVRGKKLVISTIKNEANKKFSKIDSYDDAVALGNDVSHALKKMGDVLGRQSRVIHIFAKKYADKLKNILSVLNSDNSEIQTILQNFTQIDSSRNDILDYIKQLDEEKSLIEEKKHRISELSETLLQTKKSHEEVDNNIKQLRSSSEYKKYLDINAKIDEFKITKHDIKNEIDLQFTKISRPLGKYQYVSSLDKDKRNLLEKLLHDPFDVLTSENKSALIEIIQSVRKAVVSESISVKDVQKSLTYLDETTEMLDGYIKQIFEYNAKLNDLESTLDVFDSKKLKDQEHALQKHVENIEDLESRISSLESEVKELNDSRPRIISQIQQRLDGISAIRYSITSE; from the coding sequence ATGGTCTTTGGTTGGGGAAAAAAGAAGAGTGAAAATCAAGTTAAAGTTGAACCAAAACAACAACAAATTATCATAGAACAGATTCCAAGTATAGTCGATGATATCAAAGAAATTCGAAGAAAGACTCTGATTGCTGAAATAAACAACTTTGGTGCAAAAATTAATCCTAATTTGGAGGAATTAATCAAAATTGCAAAAGAATTGGAAAAAGATGACTTGAATGTCGATGATATTGATAAGCATCTCAAGGTTCTAGTGGTAAGAGGAAAAAAACTAGTAATCTCCACAATTAAAAACGAAGCCAATAAAAAATTCTCAAAAATTGACTCTTATGATGATGCTGTGGCTCTTGGTAATGATGTATCACATGCATTAAAAAAAATGGGTGATGTTTTAGGTAGGCAATCCCGTGTCATACACATATTTGCAAAAAAATATGCTGACAAACTCAAAAACATTTTATCAGTTCTAAATTCTGACAACTCTGAGATACAAACAATACTACAAAATTTTACCCAAATAGATTCCAGCAGAAACGACATCTTAGATTACATCAAACAATTAGATGAAGAAAAGTCTTTAATCGAAGAAAAGAAACATCGTATTTCTGAACTCTCTGAAACCCTACTTCAAACCAAAAAATCACATGAAGAAGTGGACAATAACATAAAACAACTCAGATCTAGTTCGGAATACAAAAAATATCTAGATATTAATGCAAAAATTGACGAATTTAAAATCACAAAGCATGATATAAAAAATGAAATTGACTTACAATTCACAAAGATTTCTAGGCCTTTGGGAAAGTATCAGTATGTATCTTCATTGGATAAGGATAAGCGTAACCTCTTGGAGAAGTTACTTCATGACCCATTTGATGTACTCACATCTGAAAACAAGTCTGCCTTAATTGAGATTATTCAGTCTGTAAGAAAGGCAGTCGTTTCTGAATCTATATCTGTTAAGGATGTACAAAAATCACTTACCTATCTTGATGAGACAACAGAAATGCTTGATGGATACATCAAGCAGATCTTTGAATACAATGCAAAATTAAATGATTTGGAATCTACACTTGATGTTTTTGATTCAAAAAAACTAAAGGATCAAGAACATGCCTTGCAAAAACATGTTGAGAATATAGAAGATCTAGAATCAAGAATTAGCTCCTTGGAATCTGAAGTTAAGGAACTAAATGACTCTAGACCTAGAATTATTTCTCAAATACAGCAGAGATTAGATGGAATCTCTGCCATACGTTATTCTATTACCTCAGAGTAG